Proteins from a single region of Candidatus Atribacteria bacterium:
- a CDS encoding type II toxin-antitoxin system HicA family toxin — MQKIPLLSGREVVKVFVRLGWEVARQQGSHIILVKEGHIATLSIPDHHEVARGTLRSLIARAALTIEEFLNVLK; from the coding sequence ATGCAGAAGATCCCACTTTTAAGTGGGCGTGAAGTTGTTAAAGTGTTTGTTCGGTTAGGATGGGAGGTAGCAAGACAACAGGGAAGTCACATTATTCTTGTGAAAGAAGGGCATATTGCTACCTTGTCTATTCCTGATCACCATGAGGTTGCAAGAGGAACCCTAAGATCACTTATTGCTCGAGCTGCTCTAACTATAGAGGAGTTTTTAAACGTATTAAAATAA
- a CDS encoding type II toxin-antitoxin system HicB family antitoxin, translated as MKFIVTIDRDEDGMFVVECPSIPGCVSQGQTEQDAMINIQDAIKQCLEVRSEKGMPLTVSMREVEVLV; from the coding sequence ATGAAATTTATTGTAACCATTGATCGAGATGAAGATGGAATGTTTGTGGTAGAATGTCCATCTATTCCAGGATGTGTAAGTCAAGGTCAGACCGAACAGGATGCAATGATAAATATCCAAGACGCAATAAAACAATGTCTTGAAGTTCGTTCTGAAAAGGGTATGCCACTCACTGTAAGTATGCGTGAAGTAGAGGTATTGGTCTAA
- a CDS encoding alpha/beta hydrolase produces the protein MKHTEFIFETFDRLQLFGQSWHPEEQPRAVVCLIHGIGEYGGRYTHVADALTQAGYVLFTFDIRGHGKSSGPRGHTPSYEALMNDISSLLEIINKQFPQLPFFLCGQSLGGNLVLNYILRRQPKLKGAIVSAPFLRPAFELPAFKMILGKIVNQLFPAFSQKSGLDTKVLSHDTEAVHAYKNDPLVHDRISARMFIGIYQSGQWALEHASEFSLPLLLMHGGDDRLSSSKASREFADKIDENCTFKIWDGFYHKILDELEKEKVLKFMIDWLDKQV, from the coding sequence ATGAAACATACTGAATTTATATTCGAGACTTTTGATAGATTACAGCTCTTCGGCCAAAGCTGGCATCCGGAAGAGCAACCTCGAGCAGTAGTATGTTTGATTCACGGTATAGGGGAATATGGTGGGCGGTATACCCACGTCGCTGATGCTTTAACCCAGGCAGGTTATGTATTATTTACTTTTGACATACGCGGACATGGTAAATCTTCTGGTCCGCGTGGCCATACTCCCTCTTATGAAGCATTAATGAATGACATTTCTTCTTTATTGGAGATTATAAATAAACAATTTCCTCAATTACCTTTTTTTCTTTGCGGCCAGAGTTTAGGAGGTAATTTAGTCCTCAATTATATTCTTCGTCGTCAGCCAAAACTTAAAGGGGCAATAGTTTCTGCGCCCTTCCTTCGCCCGGCCTTTGAACTTCCTGCTTTTAAAATGATTTTAGGGAAAATAGTCAATCAGCTTTTTCCTGCTTTTTCCCAGAAAAGCGGTTTGGATACTAAGGTCCTATCTCATGACACCGAAGCAGTTCATGCTTATAAAAATGACCCTTTAGTTCATGATCGTATCTCAGCTCGGATGTTTATCGGCATCTATCAATCAGGGCAATGGGCATTAGAGCATGCTTCAGAATTTTCACTTCCTCTTTTACTTATGCATGGAGGAGACGATCGTCTAAGTTCCTCTAAAGCAAGTCGCGAGTTTGCCGACAAGATAGACGAAAATTGTACCTTTAAGATTTGGGATGGCTTTTATCACAAAATTCTTGATGAACTGGAAAAAGAAAAAGTATTGAAATTTATGATAGACTGGCTTGACAAACAAGTTTAA